From a single Fulvivirga ulvae genomic region:
- a CDS encoding metal ABC transporter solute-binding protein, Zn/Mn family codes for MDYRIMKWLIFGLIAIAGCGKVAKENSENKRLNIVTTTGMIGDAVAHIAGDSADVTSLMGPGVDPHLYKATQGDLQKLTGADIIFYNGLHLEGKMGEVLEKLSKLKPVVAVAQNIEESKLRKVPEFNNNYDPHIWFDVSLWVEAVRQIDHTLQELDKANAAYYHNNALKYIRQLEELDVWVREQIATIPEGQRTLITAHDAFGYFGDAYGIEVKGLQGISTLSEYGLRDVSELARFIVDHKIKAVFVETSVSQKSINAVVQGAQERGFEVTIGGNLFSDAMGEAGTPEGTYVGMVRANVNTIVEALK; via the coding sequence ATGGATTACAGAATAATGAAGTGGCTGATTTTCGGCCTGATTGCAATAGCGGGATGTGGCAAAGTTGCCAAAGAAAATTCTGAAAACAAACGACTGAACATTGTGACCACCACTGGCATGATCGGCGATGCCGTTGCCCATATTGCGGGTGACTCGGCTGATGTAACTTCCCTTATGGGGCCAGGCGTAGACCCTCATCTTTACAAGGCTACCCAGGGCGACCTGCAGAAGTTAACCGGCGCTGACATTATCTTTTATAATGGCCTTCACCTTGAAGGAAAAATGGGCGAGGTACTTGAAAAGCTGAGCAAGCTAAAACCTGTTGTGGCTGTTGCCCAAAATATAGAGGAAAGCAAACTCAGAAAGGTACCTGAGTTTAACAACAATTATGATCCGCATATCTGGTTTGACGTATCGCTGTGGGTCGAGGCTGTAAGGCAAATTGACCACACACTACAGGAGCTGGACAAAGCCAATGCTGCTTACTATCATAACAATGCCCTCAAATATATCAGGCAACTCGAAGAGCTGGATGTTTGGGTCAGGGAACAAATAGCTACCATACCTGAAGGGCAAAGGACACTGATCACTGCCCACGATGCATTCGGCTACTTTGGTGACGCCTACGGCATCGAGGTTAAGGGTCTGCAAGGCATATCCACGCTTTCCGAATATGGGCTAAGGGATGTCTCCGAACTTGCGAGGTTCATTGTAGACCATAAAATAAAAGCTGTATTTGTTGAGACTTCTGTTTCTCAAAAATCAATCAACGCAGTAGTGCAGGGAGCGCAAGAGCGGGGCTTTGAAGTAACCATCGGAGGAAACCTCTTCTCTGATGCCATGGGGGAAGCGGGTACGCCTGAAGGGACTTATGTGGGAATGGTAAGAGCTAATGTGAATACTATTGTTGAGGCACTTAAGTGA
- a CDS encoding metal-dependent transcriptional regulator, producing MKEITLSFAEENYLKAIYHLSGDDGQAVSTNAIADTLNTKAASVTDMIKKLSNKGVISYQKYRGVKVSELGQKAALQVVRKHRLWETFLVEKLKFNWDEVHEVAEQLEHIKSPLLIKQLDEFLGYPKYDPHGDPIPDEFGEFKSKPQVALGDCKIGHEGVVVAVKDASAPFLQYVDKIGAYIGAKIRVIDKVEFDSSLEILIDNKKTVFISKEVSENIWITE from the coding sequence ATGAAAGAAATAACACTAAGTTTTGCAGAGGAGAATTATCTCAAAGCCATCTACCATCTATCAGGTGATGACGGGCAGGCTGTTTCAACAAATGCAATTGCCGACACCTTAAACACCAAGGCCGCTTCGGTCACGGACATGATCAAGAAACTATCAAACAAAGGTGTGATCTCATATCAGAAATACCGGGGTGTGAAGGTTTCAGAGCTGGGTCAAAAGGCGGCACTCCAGGTGGTAAGAAAGCACCGGCTTTGGGAGACATTTCTCGTTGAAAAATTGAAGTTCAATTGGGACGAAGTACATGAGGTTGCGGAGCAGTTGGAGCACATCAAATCCCCCCTACTCATCAAGCAGCTCGACGAGTTTTTGGGCTACCCGAAATACGACCCTCATGGCGACCCGATTCCGGACGAATTCGGGGAGTTTAAGTCGAAACCTCAGGTAGCTCTCGGCGACTGCAAAATCGGGCACGAAGGAGTGGTCGTTGCAGTTAAAGATGCCAGTGCTCCTTTCCTCCAATATGTCGACAAAATCGGGGCCTATATCGGAGCAAAAATCAGGGTGATCGACAAGGTAGAATTTGACAGTTCACTGGAGATTTTGATCGACAATAAAAAGACAGTTTTCATATCAAAAGAAGTATCAGAAAATATATGGATTACAGAATAA
- a CDS encoding DUF3108 domain-containing protein, whose product MKNFVTLFLITIILSSFSTGDEEVYEAVPHESFQKGEVLDYKVSFGIFSIGSAKMLIRDNYYRINHRDCYKVDIYGKTTGMVDWVAKVDDHWGAYVDTAALVPHISYRNIKEGNYRKNEIVRFDHRTNLIEAKVKDKKTGEYKEPNYYSAPENIRDMLAGYLYLRTIDFAEMNEGDLFTVKGFFEDTFYELDVRYKGKEVIKTKAGKFNAIKLAPIMPENKLFDGEDSIFAWISDDKNKIPLKVEAKMFIGSTGVELSGYKNLRNEVSIIQ is encoded by the coding sequence ATGAAAAACTTTGTTACTCTTTTTCTTATCACTATCATTCTAAGCTCTTTCTCCACAGGAGATGAGGAAGTTTATGAGGCAGTACCTCATGAGAGCTTCCAAAAAGGAGAGGTACTCGACTACAAAGTTTCTTTTGGAATATTCAGCATTGGCAGTGCTAAAATGCTCATCCGCGATAACTATTACCGAATCAATCATCGGGATTGCTATAAGGTGGATATTTATGGCAAAACCACGGGTATGGTAGACTGGGTAGCCAAGGTTGACGACCATTGGGGCGCTTATGTGGATACGGCCGCCTTAGTTCCCCATATCTCTTATCGAAATATCAAGGAGGGTAACTATCGCAAAAATGAAATTGTACGTTTTGACCATCGTACTAACCTCATTGAAGCTAAGGTTAAAGACAAGAAAACCGGCGAATATAAAGAGCCCAACTACTACTCTGCACCTGAGAATATCAGGGATATGCTGGCCGGATACCTTTATTTGCGAACCATTGACTTTGCTGAAATGAATGAGGGGGATTTATTTACAGTTAAAGGCTTTTTTGAAGATACATTCTACGAACTGGATGTGAGGTACAAAGGTAAAGAGGTAATTAAGACTAAAGCCGGTAAGTTCAATGCCATTAAACTGGCTCCTATTATGCCTGAAAACAAGCTGTTTGACGGTGAAGATTCCATATTTGCCTGGATATCGGATGATAAAAACAAAATACCTCTAAAAGTGGAGGCTAAAATGTTTATTGGCAGTACCGGTGTAGAGCTTTCCGGTTATAAAAATCTAAGAAACGAAGTGAGTATAATCCAATAA
- a CDS encoding 2,3,4,5-tetrahydropyridine-2,6-dicarboxylate N-succinyltransferase gives MDLREIVENAWEDRSLLKEKDVQIAVKTIVGDLDQGVRRVAEPNGKDWLVNEWIKKAVILYFPLMKMQTIEVGPFEFHDKIKLKNNYEKLGVRVVPHAIARYGSFVNKGVVMMPSYVNIGAYVDEGTMVDTWATVGSCAQIGKNVHLSGGVGIGGVLEPVQAAPVIIEDNAFIGSRCIIVEGVRVGKEAVLGANVVLTGSSKIIDVTGDEPVETKGYVPERSVVIPGSYTKKFPAGEYQVPCALIIGKRKESTDKKTSLNQALRENDVAV, from the coding sequence ATGGATTTAAGAGAAATTGTAGAAAATGCATGGGAGGATCGCTCCTTACTAAAAGAAAAAGATGTACAAATTGCCGTTAAAACAATAGTTGGCGATCTGGATCAGGGGGTAAGGAGAGTGGCCGAACCAAATGGCAAAGATTGGTTAGTCAACGAGTGGATCAAGAAGGCCGTAATCCTCTATTTTCCTTTAATGAAAATGCAAACCATTGAAGTCGGACCTTTCGAGTTTCATGATAAGATTAAACTCAAAAATAACTACGAAAAGCTTGGAGTAAGAGTGGTGCCCCATGCAATTGCACGCTATGGGTCTTTTGTAAACAAAGGAGTGGTGATGATGCCTTCCTATGTGAATATCGGAGCATATGTAGATGAAGGTACCATGGTAGATACCTGGGCCACAGTGGGAAGCTGCGCCCAGATAGGGAAAAATGTTCACCTGAGTGGTGGTGTAGGTATAGGGGGCGTGTTAGAACCCGTTCAGGCCGCACCTGTTATTATTGAAGACAATGCTTTTATAGGTTCCCGTTGTATCATCGTAGAAGGCGTAAGAGTGGGTAAGGAGGCAGTGCTTGGTGCTAACGTTGTGTTAACGGGCAGCTCAAAGATCATAGATGTAACCGGTGATGAACCGGTGGAAACAAAGGGATACGTGCCGGAACGATCTGTGGTTATTCCGGGTTCATATACGAAAAAGTTCCCTGCAGGTGAATACCAGGTGCCCTGCGCCCTGATCATTGGCAAGCGTAAAGAGAGTACTGATAAGAAAACTTCCCTTAATCAGGCTCTCCGGGAAAATGACGTAGCCGTCTGA
- a CDS encoding metal ABC transporter permease, with product MDTFFEFFSFADPNIRYVVIGSLLLTGSSAIVGSFTFLKKKALVGDAVAHSVLPGVCLSFILYGEKNPIILILGAFATGWLSLILIDIISSSSKIKEDTAIGLILSVFFGIGIFMLTIIQKSGNAAQTGLDQILFGKAASLVGNDLIAFAVIAAILIVSVWFFFKEFTLLAFDEDFASTIGLPVRGIELLLTTLTVLAVVIGIQAVGVVLMAAMLITPAAAARFWTEKITTMVWLAAIFGAFSGLAGAYISYVAPSMPTGPWIVVVISTIAFVSFFMAPKRGILYRLNNQRRIKKQINDENILKALYQLGEEEKNFFEKRTMAEILTKRKFVPAALKTGLRRLKREGYLKNQNGYWSFTKAGKHKGQRTVKLHRLWELYLTQYLHIAPDHVHDDADTIEHILTPELEARLEKLLNYPTLDPHQSEIPYR from the coding sequence ATGGATACTTTCTTTGAGTTCTTTTCATTTGCTGATCCCAATATCCGGTATGTGGTCATAGGCTCTCTCCTGCTTACAGGCAGTTCAGCTATTGTAGGTTCATTTACCTTCCTCAAAAAGAAAGCCCTGGTCGGCGATGCGGTTGCACACTCAGTGCTGCCGGGTGTGTGTCTTTCATTTATCCTTTATGGGGAGAAGAATCCTATTATTCTTATTCTCGGAGCGTTTGCTACCGGATGGTTGTCATTGATTCTGATCGATATCATTTCCTCAAGCTCCAAGATCAAGGAGGATACCGCAATCGGGCTCATTCTGTCGGTTTTTTTTGGGATAGGCATATTTATGCTCACCATCATTCAAAAATCAGGCAATGCTGCACAAACAGGTCTTGACCAGATCCTCTTTGGCAAGGCGGCGTCCCTTGTAGGCAACGATCTTATTGCATTTGCAGTAATCGCTGCCATATTGATCGTGAGTGTATGGTTTTTCTTTAAGGAGTTTACTCTGCTGGCATTCGATGAGGATTTTGCCTCCACTATCGGCCTGCCCGTAAGAGGCATTGAGCTTTTGCTCACCACACTTACAGTACTTGCGGTGGTCATAGGTATACAGGCTGTAGGTGTTGTGCTGATGGCTGCCATGCTCATTACTCCTGCCGCCGCCGCTCGCTTCTGGACAGAAAAAATCACCACAATGGTATGGCTTGCAGCAATTTTCGGAGCTTTTAGCGGCTTAGCGGGGGCATATATTTCATATGTTGCCCCTTCCATGCCTACGGGCCCGTGGATAGTTGTGGTAATTTCTACCATAGCCTTTGTTTCTTTCTTTATGGCACCTAAAAGAGGGATACTGTACCGGCTAAACAATCAACGAAGGATCAAAAAGCAGATCAATGACGAAAATATCCTGAAGGCGCTTTACCAACTTGGAGAGGAGGAAAAAAACTTCTTCGAAAAGAGGACTATGGCAGAGATATTGACTAAAAGGAAATTTGTTCCTGCCGCATTAAAAACCGGGTTAAGAAGGCTTAAACGAGAGGGATATCTAAAAAATCAAAATGGCTACTGGTCATTCACCAAGGCAGGTAAGCATAAAGGTCAGCGAACGGTTAAGCTGCATAGATTATGGGAGCTTTACCTGACCCAATACCTGCACATAGCCCCTGATCATGTGCATGATGATGCTGATACTATTGAGCATATTCTGACACCGGAGCTTGAAGCAAGACTGGAAAAATTACTTAACTATCCTACACTTGACCCGCATCAGTCTGAGATTCCTTACAGGTAG
- a CDS encoding metal ABC transporter ATP-binding protein: MIKHVDNPVLEVHDLTVSYDRKPVLWDIDLTLPAGKLIGIVGPNGAGKSTLIKSVMGLTPNSSGYVKLFDKDLKVVRDRISYVPQRESVDWDFPASALDVVLMGRYGKLGLFNRPRKADRDIAIDSLRKVGMEAYAGRQISQLSGGQQQRVFLARALAQQADLYFMDEPFAGVDAATEKAIIEILREMSAKGNTVIVVHHDLQSVTQYFDWVILLNMRLVASGPTQEVFTTELLQETYGGKLTLLSDVGDLIRRERFPNREQFEKTPKAK, encoded by the coding sequence ATGATTAAACATGTAGATAATCCGGTTTTGGAAGTGCATGACCTCACGGTGTCGTATGACCGGAAGCCGGTGCTTTGGGATATTGACCTTACGCTTCCCGCGGGGAAGCTGATTGGTATTGTAGGGCCGAATGGGGCGGGTAAATCGACGCTGATCAAATCGGTGATGGGGCTTACACCGAATAGTAGTGGTTATGTAAAGCTTTTTGACAAGGATCTGAAAGTGGTAAGGGACAGGATCAGCTATGTACCACAGCGGGAGTCGGTGGACTGGGACTTCCCGGCGTCGGCTTTAGATGTGGTACTTATGGGTAGATATGGCAAACTGGGGCTATTCAACCGGCCCAGGAAGGCCGATCGTGACATTGCCATAGATAGCCTTAGAAAAGTAGGCATGGAGGCTTACGCGGGGCGCCAGATATCCCAACTCTCTGGCGGGCAGCAGCAGCGGGTATTCCTGGCTCGTGCCCTGGCCCAGCAAGCTGACCTGTACTTTATGGATGAACCGTTTGCCGGCGTGGATGCTGCAACTGAGAAAGCCATCATCGAAATACTCAGGGAAATGTCTGCCAAGGGTAATACGGTCATTGTGGTCCATCATGACCTGCAGTCCGTGACCCAATATTTCGATTGGGTGATCCTGCTTAATATGAGGCTGGTAGCCTCCGGCCCTACTCAGGAGGTTTTTACTACAGAGCTCTTACAGGAAACCTACGGTGGCAAGTTGACGCTGCTAAGTGATGTAGGCGACCTGATCAGAAGAGAGAGATTCCCTAACCGGGAGCAGTTCGAAAAGACACCAAAAGCTAAATGA